catacatgcatacatacattattGTATTTTCGATCAACCCCCACTCCTCTTCACCATTctccattggaaactaactagattcgctcgccgaAATTGACCCGGTCGTCTTTTCTTCTTtctctctgtcttccaccatgcattcttcgatcactaattagatctacatgctgattctaaACCCGTCGTTTTCTCTGCCTTCCACCATATTTTTggccactaattagatcttcatgccgattctaacacagttgctagcccacgctcgtctaccaccttctccaccaacccttgtataCTATTCCCACTCTTttcttctcactcacttttaagCAAGAGTACTATTACTGCCATGTAAGGCTTGGCGTCATCAAttagttatagggttatagatttaattttaattgttagttttaattgttagtttcaattgttagtaataagtccaaatgtatctgctggatcattgtaatctgttgatacaaataatgagaaggtttaatgcctgctggagagagagattaccaaatttcatctccatcgggcttttcccttgctccataAATAATGTATTTTTCATTCGGACATCACATCACTTTCAAATTGGCCGCATTTGAATTTCCTGAAATAGTATTCGCATGTTATTACTGATGAAAAATGTTTCCCATATGCCTTGAACAATTTGATGAGCTGcaggtgcttttgtttcgagccAAAGGACAACTGGAGAGCTTCCCGTAAATTACCACATGATGGCACAAAGTTCCATATTCTTAAAACTATAAAGCCACTTTTTTTATACACACCAGACATTTACAAGCGCATAAATATGAAGCTTTCTGGAACTGTTTTTAGCTGACGCATTTATATGCTCTTACCAGTGGTAAGTTACCACCATCTAGTTTAAATCTCTCAAATCTTACTTGTAGACCCAGACCAGTGAATCTTATCAATTTAAAGTTTCATGTCATTTGTTTAGTTATTTTCTCTGTTCAACGTGTGCCACTTGTAATGTGTTCAATatgaattcaatttataaatagGTATATCCTGATAGTTTTCAGAGCTTAACGGGTGGATTAAAACGATTCGGGAAAACATTGAGGAAATGAAACGGACTGTGGCGACGCCCTCTTTCCATTACAACGACAAAGGTTTGCATTGTAAATTTTGGATGGATGACTATAATTAACTTTTACAGTGATTCGTAGCAAGGTTGAAAAAATGATGGAACGAAATATCGAACTGTGCAAGCATATTCATATGGCTATAAAACAACTTCACACGGATATGGAACAGGAAGAATGTCGGGGGAGTGCCCTATTTCGGATAAAACACACGCAGTTCATTGTGATTAAAGATGATTATTTGAGTGCATATCGAGAACACGAAGAGTTTGTTAGCTATTATGAAGATAAAATCAAGAACTTGATGAAAAAAGAAGCAAAAGCAAGTAAGTTTGTTCAGGAAAACCATGAGAGATTCGACATGCATATAAAATCTAGATTCAATATTTCAGTGAACTACAACATCACAGACGATGAGGCAGCAGAGATGTTGGCCAGTAATCACACGTCCCCATTTGTTGGAAATGTAAATTATCTGTCTATATAGCTCTATATACCAtaataaacaactatttttaaaGATTCTGGAGAAAACGGAACACGAACGACGAAAACTTCGTGACATAATGGCCCGCCATACACAGTTAGTCGAACTGGAGAAGTCACTTATCGAGATTCGCGACCTGTTCGTTCGGATATCAACACTAGTGATGGAACAGGGTAGTTTGGTCCAAGTGGTAGAATATCATGCCCAACAGGCTTTGCTGAATACTGATCATGGCGCTCACCAGCTCGAAAAGGCGCGAATTTACAAACTGAAAGCAATGAAGAAGAAAACCTGCTTGATAATATGGGTTGTAATTGTTCTTTCGG
This genomic window from Malaya genurostris strain Urasoe2022 chromosome 1, Malgen_1.1, whole genome shotgun sequence contains:
- the LOC131425243 gene encoding syntaxin-4 isoform X1, producing MVKDRLSELKSRCKYSSNVSIDLIPTKSQEEIFSNLEKFSELNGWIKTIRENIEEMKRTVATPSFHYNDKVIRSKVEKMMERNIELCKHIHMAIKQLHTDMEQEECRGSALFRIKHTQFIVIKDDYLSAYREHEEFVSYYEDKIKNLMKKEAKAMNYNITDDEAAEMLASNHTSPFVGNILEKTEHERRKLRDIMARHTQLVELEKSLIEIRDLFVRISTLVMEQGSLVQVVEYHAQQALLNTDHGAHQLEKARIYKLKAMKKKTCLIIWVVIVLSVLVLLMIIF
- the LOC131425243 gene encoding syntaxin-4 isoform X2, which translates into the protein MKRTVATPSFHYNDKVIRSKVEKMMERNIELCKHIHMAIKQLHTDMEQEECRGSALFRIKHTQFIVIKDDYLSAYREHEEFVSYYEDKIKNLMKKEAKAMNYNITDDEAAEMLASNHTSPFVGNILEKTEHERRKLRDIMARHTQLVELEKSLIEIRDLFVRISTLVMEQGSLVQVVEYHAQQALLNTDHGAHQLEKARIYKLKAMKKKTCLIIWVVIVLSVLVLLMIIF